The Cicer arietinum cultivar CDC Frontier isolate Library 1 chromosome 1, Cicar.CDCFrontier_v2.0, whole genome shotgun sequence genome contains the following window.
aagtaattacacattatttattaatcattactttctgaaacaaaaaaaatataattatgacTCCTTCCTTTTTAAGTTTCtattatgtaaattttattattattattattattattattattattattattatttatatatcattttttatgttcaaagttgtattaaattataatgattCATGAAAGGTGtggaattaaatttgaaatatagctttttggtcaaaaaataattttaaatacaccttaccaaaaattataaatatatacattagtatttcaaattaaatattaatatatttgccAGATGTTAATAATAAACACTTATGAAGgtttgaaatgaaatttaaaatacacagacatatagttattaattaaaattccaaattaattTCCAATAtaacttttcaaataataataaattgtgcTATATATGGGTTTGAATACAAGATGTGGTTTTCACTTATAAAAAAACTGGATGTGGTTTTCACTTATAAGACTTTTTTGTAGATGAAGTTCCATTGAAAGAAACAGAAGAAGGAAGAATGAGAgaagaaaaactgaaaaaagTGAAAGCTATAGAGAAAGATGAAGTAGATTTGATCAGCGATCTTCCTGATGTACTTGTAGCATGTATCATTTCTTTACTACCAGGCATGGAAATTGTGAGAACAAGTGTTCTTTCACACCGTTGGAAAACAATGTGGAAGTACTCTTCTCACCTTAGTTTTGATCAAAAACAAATGTTGAAGTCTTGGATTGAATTTTACATTCAAAATTCTAACTCAAGCTCACGCATTGCTATGGCTATGCGTCGTAAGGTACAATTTTACAGATTgttatagtatttatttatttatttatttttgtttgtgatGTGATTAATTGTGCATTTCAGATAGATCCTAAAGCAGAGGAATTAATGGATACAATTTCTGAAGCAGCTATATTGATTAAATCAATTATGGAGAATCACATTGGTCCATTGAAAAGTTGTAGCATTCAACATTTACCAGAGAGTTGTGCAAGTGGAGACGCTGTGGAGTGGATGAAGAAACTATTGAATTTAGGGGTTATAAAGGTTTCAATGGAACTTGAATTGCGTTATTATCTTCATGAAATAACTGATTCTGATTTAAGAAAAGCTGGACGAACTCTCGATTTGCCTTTTGAGATTTTCTCTAATTTCGAgattattgaattgaaaaactATCATTTTACAACTATACCCTTTCCTAATCCCTCACAGGTTTTGAAAACTCTTATTCTTAACAATGTGCGTATTATATCAAACAATTTTCAAGGGATTCTTTCTCATTGTTCTTCTCTTGAAGATCTCATTTTGGACCAATGTAAATTCTTTGAAGACGAACTTAAGATTGATAGTCCAAGTCTCAAATATGttaaaatgtataatttaaacATCCGTAAGATTTTGGTTTTTGCAGCTAACGTTGAAGTTATAGAGATTGACTCTGTTATTTGTAATCATAAAGATCTAGTTTTACAGCCCCCaaaactttattattattattattattattattattatttatatatcatttttaatgGTCAAAGTTGtattaaattataatgattCATGAAAGGTGtggaattaaatttgaaatatagctttttggtcaaaaaataattttaaatacaccttaccaaaaattataaatatatacattagtatttcaaattaaatattaatatatttgccAGATGTTAATAATAAACACTTATGAAGgtttgaaatgaaatttaaaatacacagacatatagaattttaaatacaccttaccaaaaattataaatatatacattagtatttcaaattaaatattaatatatttgccAGATGTTAATAATAAACACTTATGAAGgtttgaaatgaaatttaaaatacacagacatatagttattaattaaaattccaaattaattTCCAATAtaacttttcaaataataataaattgtgcTATATATGGGTTTGAATACAAGATGTGGTTTTCACTTATAAAAAAACTGGATGTGGTTTTCACTTATAAGACTTTTTTGTAGATGAAGTTCCATTGAAAGAAACAGAAGAAGGAAGAATGAGAgaagaaaaactgaaaaaagTGAAAGCTATAGAGAAAGATGAAGTAGATTTGATCAGCGATCTTCCTGATGTACTTGTAGCATGTATCATTTCTTTACTACCAGGCATGGAAATTGTGAGAACAAGTGTTCTTTCACACCGTTGGAAAACAATGTGGAAGTACTCTTCTCACCTTAGTTTTGATCAAAAACAAATGTTGAAGTCTTGGATTGAATTTTACATTCAAAATTCTAACTCAAGCTCACGCATTGCTATGGCTATGCGTCGTAAGGTACAATTTTACAGATTgttatagtatttatttatttatttatttttgtttgtgatGTGATTAATTGTGCATTTCAGATAGATCCTAAAGCAGAGGAATTAATGGATACAATTTCTGAAGCAGCTATATTGATTAAATCAATTATGGAGAATCACATTGGTCCATTGAAAAGTTGTAGCATTCAACATTTACCAGAGAGTTGTGCAAGTGGAGACGCTGTGGAGTGGATGAAGAAACTATTGAATTTAGGGGTTATAAAGGTTTCAATGGAACTTGAATTGCGTTATTATCTTCATGAAATAACTGATTCTGATTTAAGAAAAGCTGGACGAACTCTCGATTTGCCTTTTGAGATTTTCTCTAATTTCGAgattattgaattgaaaaactATCATTTTACAACTATACCCTTTCCTAATCCCTCACAGGTTTTGAAAACTCTTATTCTTAACAATGTGCGTATTATATCAAACAATTTTCAAGGGATTCTTTCTCATTGTTCTTCTCTTGAAGATCTCATTTTGGACCAATGTAAATTCTTTGAAGACGAACTTAAGATTGATAGTCCAAGTCTCAAATATGttaaaatgtataatttaaacATCCGTAAGATTTTGGTTTTTGCAGCTAACGTTGAAGTTATAGAGATTGACTCTGTTATTTGTAATCATAAAGATCTAGTTTTACAGCCCCCAAAACTTAGTGTTCTACGTGCTTACAATGATGTGAATAGTTTTGGGAGAGGTTTTTATCAAAATGGAAATAAGCTTTTGACATCAacaaatattattgaaatttgTGGTGGCCTTTTGGTTAGTCTTTCTTCTATTCTTTACTCTATTTCATTTCAcaaatgttttgaattttgattgaaaCCATAGTCTTTTATAACTATCTTTTCTGATTCTATATAGCGTCGTCATCGTGGTTCAATCACGGGAAGTATATTCGACAATTTGATTACCCTTTCTCTCGATTTAGCTTTGACAAATATTAGATGTATGGTCGCTATTTCTTCTGCACTGGAGTCTTGTCATAAACTAAAgaatcttcaaataaataatcaGGTATGCTTTTTTGTGTCAGTGTTGTCACCATTACAATTGATGAATTAATCATATTTTCTTgacatgttttttttcttcctttcctATAGGTCAATTCAGATTACAATGATGACACACatgattataataaaaataattttctgccTTACCCTGGAGTCTTGTTTTGGCAAAGAAGAGATCCAAGTCAGTGTACCAGTCACCAACTAAAATCACTTTGTATAAAGGGATATAGAAGTGGAGAGTTTGAAGTTGAATTTGttaaacactttatattaaatggTGGTGTTATAGAGAAGATTATCATTTGGTTTGTGGATCATTGCTCGTGGGATCAAGTTGTAGCAACTAAATGCTTGCTATCATTTCCAAAGCTATCTCCCAAATTGTTTATTGATTTGAAACCTGGACCAGAGTTTATGAGAAAAGATGGtggtgattttgaaaaatggCTCAAAAGCTTAATATGAAGTGTTTGTTGGTGACAAAAATGTGTTTTTGTTATGGTTAATCTTGGGGTATGAAACTTTCTAAATTACTATTAGACTTGTGTTTATTCTAGttagacaattttattttgtttttcaaaataaacaagTTATTCAGTTGGATATAAAATTGCCTATATCATATATATGCACCAACTTTTATGCTCATATTgaacattattttatttgtacaaGGCTATGAGAGCACCATGCTTCAAATTACAATCCTTTTATAGACTTCACATAGGAAACTTTCGTGGTTTTTGCTCTTCGTTATCTTAAATTGTGtttcattcatataaatagTAGTTTATCTTATTTACTTGTATGTAACTAATCTTACTAATTGACATAAATATCGACAATTAATACACATTAGTACATTATTCTTCTTATGAATGACTTTGTGAATCTATTATAATTATCAATAGTAATATATATTGATAACGTGATAAACTCAATATTACAACACCATTGTTCTCACATTTTAAGAATAGTTGAAATGCACAATCAATTAAATACTAGTGATAGATGAGTAATGAACACCTTGAAATACAACACTTTGAAAGCAAATAGTGTTActacaatataatattttcacaACACCATGACATGTCCCTATAACATTTCGTAGTCTTAGAAACACATAACTAGGACTTGGTATGATGCCTCCTTTTTATTTTGACATACTCGTTTTTTAGAGGTTATAATATCTTGTTTTCTCAAAACTACAattcaaaatatgtattttagacacaaaataaattttttgtagacTACTTCTAAGGAGTAGTTGTCATTAGTAGAGTATAAAAAAGACTttttatatagacaaaaaaaaaaaaaaagaaattcacaTCGATCGAAAATGAATTTTCACAATAGTTTTGAAGCCAGTATGGATACTAACAAAGTAGTATGTGAGCATTTTcagattataaattaattacccAATATAAAAGAATATCTCAAAATCGATTTTTCCATGACGTTGGTGCACTTTTTACATCGAATTATCATAATAGTTGTCGGGGACGGATTTGAAAGGGGCAAGCAGGGAACCCCCACCCTGCATACTTGTATATATTCGTTATTATTGTGATACAAACCTAGTTTAAGAAATGGCTTGCCCAAGGAACAATAAGCCCAACATCATTAAGCCTATTTGAAATGCAAAACATTTTTTTGtctcataaataaaatgataaataaatttgtgtataatCGTGAGGTTCAGAGTTCAAATTCAAGACATgatatctaatataatataatataaacatttattataatattaacagCATAACACACTAAAGTTAATAAAATAGATAGTTcgtcaataaaatataaatataacttgATCTTGAGATCCCGTTGAACGTTAAAGTtagaagaaatttttatttgatcacaaatataaataaatagtttgaacacacttacaaaaaaaatatatcatttaattatttaaaaaatatacgtcattttattcttttatctttatattttattcttttatctttattcatttattcatttatgtGAATGTACCTAAATACTATTTGTTTATGTTTCTCACCAAACATCGACCatctatattaataatttattaaaatttaatgtgtCCAAATTCACATTAAATCTTCCAAGTTAGTCGTTAAATGTTTTAGATTTTGTGGGAAATCTACAAAAAGTTACcaacatttcatttttatttatttctaaattataACCTACCAATCCAAGGTTTTCCACCCTAATTgtgtttctttttcaaattgaaaaacaaaaaacattgcTTGATTTTTGTAGCTTGCGCTAAACTGTTTGACATGTCTTCCTCAATGGATTATTTTAAGTGCACTTTGTTTTAGTGTTTGGATTCTTTTGAAAGGTAAATTCCACTCAATACCCAAAATTACTGATATTTCATTAACTACAACCAATCACATCCAAGGATTTCCTCCCCAATTTTATGAAGACAAATACCTTGCTGCAACCTTTTGATACAATGATTATTGACAATATGGCAGAAAATTAGCAACATTTTTTCCAAAAGGGGTCCGCTATTGAAGCTTGatttctaaaataaatcaaaaaatagATTTCTAAAAAGTGACATCTCTCTCGTTAGCGACACTTACACATATTTTATGAAAAGAGAAGGGTTAGCAACACATTCTTTTAACGGATAATAAACTTTTACAACAATAATGTGGCattcaattatcaattttcgCCTCTTAATTGGGTTAACATGAATAATATTGGTTATTTTTTATCCAATACTTTACATATGAAGTTTTCAACTAAATTCAAATCCAAGGTTAATTTTAGCAATCTTGGATAGAAAAATGTTACAAGTACTATTGCAGCTGGTggtatatttttaaaacataattatattaAGTTTCCATTAATTTAGGTAATACAAACATTAGTATAATACTTTGTACTTAGAAGGGCTTTATCtatatttctctgttttattaattattatttataattaataaatttcttcATGCACGAGTAAAGTGGCTAATTAAGGTGTCCAAAGCATGTATCATATTTCCAAGCTTTACACTTAAGTGCTTGCTTATAATGCTTGAGCTATGTGACGATACacattaatttattatcaatattttacaGAATTAGCCGACAATCTATGTTAAGATACTATGTTTAATGATTGAGCATTATGCATGCATGTAGTATAGTGGCTACATATGATTTTCAATTGCGGCTGTTGTTGCGATTATCCTACAAACCATTATATTGCGGGAATATGCAGACAAATGCAATCAATGAACCTATTGTGGCTGCAATGCAGTTGCATAtacttcaaattcaaattctgCAATATTGCAGCGCAATTATGGTTGTTGACCACAATTTAAATGATCCCTATGTTCCATCTATAATCTTTAcatgaggcaattttattgatCCCTATGTTCgtattcatttttttcttggAGGAATGCGTAgcaagtttaattttatttagttgATTTTGAATAAAAGTAAGTTAGTTATGGACATCTTATGATGTACACTTGACTCAAGGTTAGGGCCGGTCCATAATTTGTGCAGGCTGAGCCAACCATACAGTGGTCCAAAATTCTGAagctccaaaatattaattatatattgtcGATATTTACAAATTATTAGATGTTTTACGATGATTCAGTGATAAAATGCGATAATTTTATGCAAGAGATTTACTCAaagttaatataaaaaaatataatattgagtggaggatttgaaaaataataggtTGTGTTGGGACAAAATATGTTTACCAAAGAAATGAGGTGACTTTAGGAGTTAAAAACCTTGAGTTGTTTAACATTGTTTTACTTTCAAAAAGGAAGCGAAGATGCCTTATTGACACAAGCGCCTTGTGCCGTAATATGGAAGGTACGTGTTTTTGCTTGGAGGCTTTTTCTCAACCGGCTGCCGACAAGATCAACATTGTTTCCAGTGGGATATGGAACATGACCAGATAATTGTGTGTGTTTTTTACTTTGGTGCTGTTGAAAACATTtgacactattttttttttattgttgtatttttaatagaatttgGAGATTAAGGTTCTTGCAATCACGAAGATTTTAATCATTTTCTACACAATaggttcatttttttctttcaaaaaaggCAAGTAAGGCCAACCATATACATTGCTTGCACTAGCGGAGTTTATTTGGGACAGAGGGGCTGCGGCCACACAAAAAAATGTATAAGTAAAAGGACCGAAATAcctttattaaaattacaaaattacaataatgCCTAAACTCTAAATCATATCCTCTCTCTCATGCGCACGCTGCTCTCTCTCACTAGAAGATCAGAAATTGCCGCTAAGCTTTTCTTTTAGCTCTAACTCATCCTGGGCGATTCTTATTATTCTTGGCCACTAAGGTGGCTTTTGACCAAGAGAACCAGCTAGAAGAAAAGGTACCACCGAAAGAAGGTCGACCTCACCCCCTTTGCTAAACCGAAGCAGAGTAAGAGGAAGAAGCAAAGCTAGGCCATTTGTTCTCACCTGTGTGTACAATCCTCAAGAAGGAATATACAAAAGAACCTTATTCTTTTTTGCATCTCCCAAGTTCGAATGCTTTTATGCTGTTAACTCTTGCTGCATTGCGTCGCGCCGCCGCTGTGTCGCCCTTGTCTTTCCGTCTTGCGCCGCTGCTGCCTCGCCTCGCCTGTTTGTCGTCAAAACTCCAAAGGTTTGGAATTTGTTGATTTGCTGTTTTATCtgattttgttgatttgctGAACAAGATGTTTGTGCtgatttgttgtttttcttgattttGCTGAACAAGATGTTgtgctgatttttgttgttgatttgcTGGTTTTTGTTGCTGATTTAAAATATTGGCTGCTTATTTAGAATGATGGCTAAATTGGTGTTGCTAAATTGGTTGATTTAAATTGTTGTTGCCGATGGCTGCCTGTTTATGGAACAAGATATACGacaaatttagaataaaaaacataaataatggcTGCATGTTTTAGAATGCAACTCTTTAAATTTAGAATGCAACTCTTTGCATATTTGATTTatacatattataattttatatcgGTCATCCCAAACTTTTTAGTCAAGCTCCGCCACTGATTGCTTGGCTAGCCACGATTTAGTGTATCTAGATACacataaatgaaattattttcaaGGGAGTCTTTGATGACATGAGAATTATAATTTACATTTAAGTATTTGTCTTGGTGTTTACTCGTAGCACATAAAGCAGAAAGGTTATTGTATAGTTGTTATATTGACTCGTGTTACAATCTCACAATCAACTGAATTGAGCTAAAGGATGAAGGATTGTAAGGACCCATGATCCAACCTAGttaatgagaaaattattaACTTAATGTGTATTGAGTGTTATAATTGATTCAAAATTTTGTAATGGATTCGAGGACTCCTTGTCCTTTCTATAATGTATTTgcttactaataaaaaaaactacatttgGAACATTTTTTGTAGTTGAGTGTTTGATgttaaaaatagataatttagtaaatttgacttgtattttatattaaatttaaaaaatcatttgcaCTTGATTAAATTTCTTAATAaccttaaaatagtttttgttgggaaaaattagagataactatctcaataatacGAAACATTTTTCTCTTTACATTGCAGATAAATGACcgaacaaaaaatacaattccacatagcaacttgagagaataaaaaccacgaaacctaattcaataaaatatttcactataataattaatgagtaCACTAGAGTCTTTCTAGTAACACTAGGGAACATAAGTCGACAATAGCCACTTCTTATTATGATAGTCATGGTATTTTTTAGGATCATCCTAGTCTTGACTCGTCTATCAACATCCCCACCCCTTTGGAACAGTTTGAGATAATCCCTTTTCTCCTATGAAGTTAGGTGACTTTTATTTCTCATTCACAAATCCCTCTTTCTTTATGATGTTCACTCTAAGTTTGGTTTTGCTGCTGGTTCATTTTGTTACTAAAAAGCGAGGAGGAATGTCAGTACCTAATGCTTGGCAATCCTTGGTAGAGCTTATTTATGATTTCGCGCCGAACCTGGTAAACGAACAAATAAGTGGAAATGTAAAACAACAATTTTTCCCTTGCATCTCAgttacttttacttttttgttattttgtaatCCCCATGGTATGATACCTTATAGCTTTACAGTTACAAGTCATTTTATCATTACTTTGGGTctctcattttctatttttattggcATGCATTACTATTAGGGGTGGGCAAAGTTCAGTTCTGCACTAGAaccatttgaaaattgaaccgaactgtttttcaGTTTGGAAAAACCGAACTGAACCGGTTTTCAGTTCaaagaaccgaaccgaaccggtttataaaagtggtgcaccggtttattattttgaaccaaaccgaactggtttaacttaatttttttgttcatataggccaaaattttcataattacccctaattacgactaaaaaaaattcggttcaagttttttgaaataaaaaccggttcgttttggtttttttaaacaaaaaaccggttcggttcggttttttgaattgaaaaaccggttcggttcagttctggttttacaaaatcagttcgaaaacagttcggttcttaaaccagttcagttcaaaagcagttcggttcggttcggttcggcagtttggttcagtttttggtttttttgaacacccctacTTACTATAGTGAAATttcaaataacaaataatttttcacTAAAGTGGGTAATTCAGactaactctcagagaagataaaactactaacattatatattaaaagaacaaACTCAGAGGTAGAAGtaacatactaaaattgtaGACCTAACATAACAAGTTTGCTACAAACATATTACCACCGGAACCCAaatttcttcttctcctttcaTGTTCCTACCATTACTTTTTATGCTTTCTCTTCTTCCCTTTTTTGGCACTATTCCTTTCTTTCTCTAACATAGGGATTTCAAATCCCTTTCTTTCTCTTTCATCACATGGTCTTAGCCCAATTAAAATACTTTGTTCCTTTTTTTTcctctaataataataataataataataatatagaaaaGTTTCCCCATCAACAAAAGTTTATGCAGGGTCTTAGGCGCAACATCACTGTAACTTTTGGAATTTGATTTATGTTTCTTAGGTTTATCAAAATCTTTAGTAGTTTGATCTTCAAATAATATCACATATTGACTTCTATAGTTTTGTTGTCAACCgaatcccacaatctataaccaaattcttcaccATCATAACTGACGAACACacactgtttggatttactatcaagcatGAACCTCTCATCATTTGGAACATGGACAAAACATATGTAACCAAACACTCTCAAATGACGATAAGAGACATTTTTTTtctgtccacactctatttgaaATATCACCGTCAAGTGGAATAAATGGAGAAAGTAAGTGTCATAGCCCTCAATATCCAATGCTTTCACCGAAATCCAAATGAGATGAATATCATGAACATGTCTAACATTATTCAATTGAAACTTGAAACCAATCTCAATTTCAACCTGAATATCTCCcttaccgataattttacatactcttTCATCTCCTATTTTTATTGTGTCAAAATCACCAAAACTGttagatgagaagaaatcaagCATAgaagtaacatgatatgagccACCAAATCAATAATTcaagttgaatcctgacatgGAAGGTTGATGGAATTATCATCATAAACAATGTAGACATCACTAACAAATGCAACTACTGATGTAttgtcttcatctttttcccttgattgatatctcttaaggaacctgcaatttctttttatgtggcCTGTTTTGCCATAGTTATAACATATCACTTCTCTTCTAGTACCcaacttgcttcttgacttgttACAACTTTTTGAATTGTCGTATTTATGGAAGTGTCTAGATTGACTTCTTCCTCGTGACTatgtaactagtgcttctgaaTTTGAGGAAAAACCAATCAAACCACGCTCCTTTCtttgagcttcttcattcaacttTTTCTCTTTAACTGCTgatattttcaactttccacttggagctaaattggtcaacgtcacaacaaggacttcttAATCATCTGGAAatgaactcaacaataacaaatatATCTTGTTAGCATCATTcattcccactaccaattgagctgCAAGGTAGTGGGAACTAATACACGACGATACTAATCCCCTAAATACCAGGTTCAATTACTAAAATTATAGACCAAACGAAGCAAGTTTGTTACACAAACAAAACATCTGAAGATCTGAAGAGCATCCACATAGCGCTACAGTAGAAAAGATGAAGAACCGGTCGCACTTGGAGAAAAAAAGAAGTTGATACTGGTGATCGATAgctgttccagaaaactttctccatttttatcCAAATTtcaaattcgttattttgcactgttcttcttcaccgtaagttcgatttgagtgaaaccaacacaAAAACGACCATGTGAATAatggctatattatccattgAATGGTTTTCAGATTTATGATCAATTGAAGGAGTAAGAGTCAATGGACAAATGGTGTTTGCTTGTTTAattgtattcgtgtgtgaaagcgttgAAATAAGGTAAGGAGTGAGAGAATGTTTGagttcatgagtataatatattgtgagatgaacgggaaaccCTTCTTTCTCAATGATTCATCTGAGGCTCCCTACATACGACATTAatcctttgagagataaattgattaatgtgaaatatgagaattgtgagataaaatgtgaaatagaaatatttataaggtgttgattaatttaattttcgatAATTGTGTGGTAGTCGATATTtgtcattattgtgatattgaatatcaaatgaaattatgtgcatttATTTGATTAGATAAaattatgtgatgtgataataaaatatggatgcttagtatgatatatgtttatgtgatgataatgatgatttttgattgatgatacTAATGCTATAAAATTATGACGAGTTtgtgtgatgagatatgattaatgatagtgatgttgttaatttgtgatgagaatattaaaGTAATCCCATaattggtgaaataattgtgatttcaatttgtgttggagattacggtcttaatggagtatcataggccaacgaagggagaaaataaatattgagaatttgtgaagtggagattattttgtcatcatataggtaggacatgacaagcctagtgattccggagaagtacaactgaatgagtctgatcgtggcggtctactgttgagccttaaggcaagattgttagaccttggaggtatttgggtggggaattcctaggtgacttggaggtagcactccaaatgtcgggagctaccatgcaacacacgtttacctcaactgtcgcgtatatgtgtcttgggTTGAGTTAAGGGGATTTATGAGGAcaagaccaatttgaattgtccgtccatcgTGATGATGACATAATATCAATTAGCctcttaaccaagtacttcagagttagaatggtaccacattgtgaagtagagtctaagctcatgcatatcattgcattttattgtgattgatttgttgtgattaatatgtatcatgtgcgataataatttctcttagatgatttgatgttatagtgaaatgttttgattttacttgagtgattttaactttataatgtgatgttttacCTTGAAGGATGTTTGTGTTATGCTAcagtctattatgattgtttgtgtgttcttcttacttatattatactattaacattaTTTCAAAATTCACTTCATTTGTTGTGTGACTGGCTTAACCCTGCGTTTGcaaaaatcgcagttattacaagttaatgagtcttcaagttcaagtttgggagaaactcGCTCTGATAGATGATACCAGAAATGGGagtcataagttgtattttatttatttaattagaaacaactcttt
Protein-coding sequences here:
- the LOC101509027 gene encoding F-box protein At1g80960-like, whose product is MREEKLKKVKAIEKDEVDLISDLPDVLVACIISLLPGMEIVRTSVLSHRWKTMWKYSSHLSFDQKQMLKSWIEFYIQNSNSSSRIAMAMRRKIDPKAEELMDTISEAAILIKSIMENHIGPLKSCSIQHLPESCASGDAVEWMKKLLNLGVIKVSMELELRYYLHEITDSDLRKAGRTLDLPFEIFSNFEIIELKNYHFTTIPFPNPSQVLKTLILNNVRIISNNFQGILSHCSSLEDLILDQCKFFEDELKIDSPSLKYVKMYNLNIRKILVFAANVEVIEIDSVICNHKDLVLQPPKLYYYYYYYYYYLYIIFNGQSCIKL
- the LOC101509348 gene encoding F-box protein At1g80960-like, which translates into the protein MREEKLKKVKAIEKDEVDLISDLPDVLVACIISLLPGMEIVRTSVLSHRWKTMWKYSSHLSFDQKQMLKSWIEFYIQNSNSSSRIAMAMRRKIDPKAEELMDTISEAAILIKSIMENHIGPLKSCSIQHLPESCASGDAVEWMKKLLNLGVIKVSMELELRYYLHEITDSDLRKAGRTLDLPFEIFSNFEIIELKNYHFTTIPFPNPSQVLKTLILNNVRIISNNFQGILSHCSSLEDLILDQCKFFEDELKIDSPSLKYVKMYNLNIRKILVFAANVEVIEIDSVICNHKDLVLQPPKLSVLRAYNDVNSFGRGFYQNGNKLLTSTNIIEICGGLLRRHRGSITGSIFDNLITLSLDLALTNIRCMVAISSALESCHKLKNLQINNQVNSDYNDDTHDYNKNNFLPYPGVLFWQRRDPSQCTSHQLKSLCIKGYRSGEFEVEFVKHFILNGGVIEKIIIWFVDHCSWDQVVATKCLLSFPKLSPKLFIDLKPGPEFMRKDGGDFEKWLKSLI